The following is a genomic window from Hymenobacter sp. APR13.
CCAGCAGCAGCACCTGCTGCTCGCGGTGGTCGGCAGAGTCAGCAGGCGCGGCGAAGCCGGGCACGGTGGGCAGGGCCTCGGTGCTCTGGCGGGTGCCCAGCAGAGCCACGCGCTGGAGCTGCTGCCAGTCGGCGGCGGGGCGCAGGTGGGAGGCGGAAGGGGGCAGGGCGTCGGGCATAAATCAGGCAGTGAGCGGGTGAAGGGCGGCCGGCCAGCTGCCGAGCGGGCGCAGGCCGCGGCCGGTCCACTCCCCGAATACCGTGAGGGGCTGGCCGCCGCTGAGGGCGCGCAGCTCCCAGCCCGCCAGCTCGTCGCAGAGCAGAGGCAGAGCCACAGAATCAGCAGCCGCGGCGGGGCCGGCGGCTTCTCCGGCTTCCATGCCGTCATCAGCCGCCGGAAACTGCAGCTGCCAGCCGCCCGCGGGGGTGCGGGCAGGAATGCCGCCGCGCAGCAGCGCGGGCCACTCGCGCAGCCAGGGCAGGCAAGCCAGGGCGTCGGCGTAGTCGTTCAGCAGCTGGGCCGGGGCCTGGCCGCCAACGGGAGCGGCCGTAGCCGGTGTCAGACCCTGGAAGGTAAGTGGCCCCGGCACGGCCCGCAGCGGCACCCGACCGGGGTAAAACGTCAGTTCGCCCGCGTATCGGCCCGCGGGCAGCAACGGCGTGGCGAAGGCCTGTCCGCCAAAGGAAAACTCCACCACCAGCGCGAAGCGGCCGGTGCGCTGGCCCTGCAGCCAGGAGCGGCGCACGGTCAGGCGGTCTTCCTCATTGGTGGTATGGCTGAGCACCTGCCACTCGTCGGCCACGGCGGGCTGGGTGGCCAGCAGGTCTTCCTTCTTCAGGTTCACGCCTACCAGCTGCAGCACGTCGGCGCGGACTTCGTCGGATAGCTCGGGCAGGCGCTGGAACGTGCGCACCAGCAGGCACAGCTCGCCGAGGCGAGCCAGCAGGCGGGCGGGCCAGTCGGGGCCCTGGTGGCGCAGGTCGGGCAGCTCGCGCACGGCTGCTGCCAGCCCCGGCAGCTGGTTGTCTACGAGGCGGGCGGCCTGGCTTTCCCAGTAGGCGCGGGGCTGCTGGTCGAGGGCGGCCAAGCCGGTGCGCACCACGTCCAGCAGCCAGGTTTCCAGCTCCGAGGCCCCGCGCTGCATGCGGGCGTGGCGCTGAGCCTCGCGCTTCTGACGGGCGGCCTCACTCCCCGCGGCCTGCTCCTCCGCAGCAGGCGAGCCAGCCGCGGGTTCGGGGGAAGTGTCGCCCTCTGCCCCGGCCGTAGCGGCGGTTTTGGGGGCTTTTTTCTCCTGGGTTTGCTGGCGTTTTTCAAGCCATTCCTGCAGCCAGGCGGGGGGCTCGGCGGAGTTCAGCAGTTGGGGCTGGCGGGCCAGCAGCAGCAGCAGGCCCGCCCCGTGCTTGCAGGGGAACACGCGGCTGGGGCAGCTGCACTTGAAGGCGGGAGCGGTGAGGTCGAGGCCGGTCTGGTAGGGCTTGCTGCCGCTGCCTTTGCACTCGCCCCAGGCGGCGGTGTCGGTGCGGCCCAGGTTCTGCCACCGGGCGGGGGCGGCCAGCTCCTGGCCCCGTTTCAGGGTGCCGGCATCGGGAATAAGGGCGCGGGCCTGTTCTTCGGTCCAGGTCAAGATAGAGGCACGGTTAGGCCGGCCGGAGCCGGACGATAGACCGAGGCAAAGTAGGGGTTCAGACCGGAAATTCCGCGCCGCACTGCGGGCATTTGTGCAGCACCGTGCCCACGTAGTACAACCGCCGCCACCACGCCGGCCGGGGCAGCGGGGCGGCGCCCTCGGCCCGGCAGCGCGGGCAGCGCAGCACAGGCGGCGTGGCACGCTGTTGCTCAAAGGCTTCCACCAGCGCCTGGGCCTGCGGCACGTCGGCTTCCTCAATCAGCAGCTGGTAAAACAGCCCGTCGCCGAAGGGGAAGGAGGGCGGGCCGCAGGTTTTCACCAGCGCATCCACGTCGGCGTCTTTGAGCTGGCTGTACAGCGCCACCGCCTCGGCGTAGGTCAGGAACTGGGCGGCGGGGGTGAGCATGGAGATATTGGGAGAAAATGCCCTGTCCATCCTGAGCTCCGCTCAGGATGACAGCTGGTTAGTGTTTTACTTCCGCCGTTTTACCGGCGCGCTGCGTTGGCCGCGCAGCTTCAGCACGTAGAACAGCAAGCCGGCGCTCAGCACGGCCAGGGCGGCGGCCAGCAGCTCGCGGCTGGTGCGGGCGGCGGTGGCTTCGTCGGCGGTGGCTTGCAGGTCTTGGAGCTTCTTTTCGCGCTGCCGGTCGCGCTCCTGCAGGTTGGCAATCTGGCTTTCCAGGTCGTGGAACCGTTCCCGGGTGCTGCTCTGGTCGGTTTGGGCGACGGTGATTTGCTGCTTGGCCTGCTGGTTTTCGGCTACTACGGCGGCGGTTTTGCGCAGGGTGCCGGCCTGCACTTCGCGCACAATCTCGGTGTCCTTGCGGATGATGCCTTTCAGGGCGTCCACCACTTCCTGCAGGTCTTTTTTGCTGGGCTTGTCGGCCAGGAAGGCGTTGCGCTGGGCAGCGGCGGCTTCGTATTCCTGCACCAGCTGCTGACGCTCCTGAATCAGGCGGGGCAGCGGGTCGTCGGGGGCAGTGGTGGGGGTTTGGGCGAGGGCGGAACCTAGGGTCAGGCTAGCGGCGAAGCAGAGAGAGGTGAAGCGGCGCGAACGTGTCAAAATAAGTAGCAAGCAGGTGTTGAAGAGGAAACCGATTTTAAGTAAATCGAGCCTATGAAACGCATCTTCTATCTTCTAAGTCTATCGGCTGTACTGAGTATTTCGGCCTGCAAGACCGCCAAAACTACGTCCGGTACCAATGACAATCCGAACATCAGCGGCTCAATTAATATGCCGCAAAGCTACTACGACAACGCGCGCCAAACCGTAGCGCCGGCCGCTGGAGTAGCTGTATCCACCGACCCTGAATACGGCGTGACGCAGCAGAAACCCATTTGTGTGGGCGGTAAATCTGATTCTGGCGTCCGCAATCAGCAAAGTTACCTGAACGCTCTGCGCGGCCCCGGCGGCGAAGAAATCAGCTACCGGCGACGCGGCAGCTGCTGTGCTTTTAAAACTCCCAACGGCATCATCGGCGGAATGGGCATGTTGGATGTATATGAGGTAACCTGGCTCGGCAGTACCAAACCCATGTTGCTCTACATCAACCTTTACGACAAAGGCCCGCAGTTGGCACCAGTAGGCCTGACGCTAGCAAAGCCCTAACCAACGTCTAACCAGTAAACTAAACGGCCTCCCTGCTTTTCGAGCGGGGAGGCCGTTTTTATAGGAATTCTACGCCTCCAGCAGCGGCACCGGCTGCCGTATTTCCTTGGGCTTGTGGCGGTAGAACCACAGAATCAGAATCGGCAGCAAGGTCAGCTCGGCCACCACCCCAAACAGCAGCGTCAGGCCAATCAGCAGCCCCACGTAGAACGTGCCGTCAAACGACGAAAAAATCAGCGTGGAGAACCCGCCCACCAGAATCAGGGAGGTGACGATGACGGCTTTGCCGGCCATCAGGTAGGTTTTGCGCACGGCTTTGAACAGGCTGGGCTCCTGCAGCAGCACCAGTTTCAGCTTGGAGATGAAGTGGATGGTGTCATCCACGGCAATACCGAAGGCAATGGTGAAGATGATGCTGGTGCTCACCTTCATGCTCACGCCGGCCGCGCCCATCACGCCGGCCACAATCAGGATGGGCACCAGGTTGGGGATGAGCACCACCAGCGTCATGCGCACCGAGCGGAACAGCAGCAGCACAATCAAGGTCACCATCACAATGTCGATGCTCATGCCCGTAATCATGTTGAGCGTGAGGTTTTCGTTGTTTTTGTCGATGAGGTTGGCCGAGCCGGTGAGGCGGGTTTGCAGCACGGTGCTGTCCACGGAGGTGCGCAGGAAGCGGCGCAGGCCGGCGTTCAGCTGGTCGGCCCGGATGCTGCCCACGTCGGGCATGCGGCCGGTGAGGCGGCCCTCGGAGCCATCGGGCAGGGCCAGGGCCCGGAACTCCGGCTTCTTACGAAACAGCTTCACCTTGCGCAGCAGCCGCCGCAGCTCGGCCTCCGAGTCGGGCAAGCGGTACTCGGTCAGCAGGCCGCCGTTCAGGGCTTTGCGCACCGATTTGATGAGCGTGACGGGCGAGGCCACGAAGTTCAGCCCGTAGTCGCGCTGCAGGTAGTTTTCAATCTGCTCGGTCTGGCGCAGCACCTGCAAATCGTAAATCGTGCGGCCGGGACCGGGCTTCAGGTCCAGCTCGAAGGGCCGCACGCCGGCAAACTGCCGCTCGAAAAACAGGAAATCCAGCTTCACCGGGTCGTTTTTCGACAAATCATCCAGCAACGCCGAGTTGATGCGGATGCGCGAGGCCGAGGCCACCGACAGCCCCAGCACCACGGCGCTGATGGCCACCACCCAGTGCCGCCGGGCCAGCACCGTGCGGAACATCCGGCCCAGCACGCCGTCCCAGCTGTGGCCGGTTTCGCGCGGAATGCGCAGTTGGGGCTTGCGCAGCAGCACCAGCATGGCCGGCAGCAGCGTGAAGCTGAGCGCGAACGTGAGCAGCACGGCAATGCCCGTAAACAGCCCGAAGTTGTAGATGGGCCGGATGGTGCTGGTCATCAGCGTGAAAAAACCGATGCTGGTGGTCAGGGCCGAGAGCCCCGAGCCGAAGCCTGATTCCTTGAGGGCAATCAGCAGCGAATCCCGCTTGCTGGCCCCGTAGCCCAACTCCGTGACGTAGCGCGTGATGATGTGGATGGTATCCGACATGCCCACCACGAACAGCATCACCGGTAGCAGGGCCGTCATCAAATCAATGCTCACTCCGAAGGCCGACATCACGCCCAGCCCCCACAGAATGGCCCCCAGCACCACCACCAGCGGCAGCACCACGCCCCACCAGGTCCGGAACGTGAGCCACAGCAGCCCCGTCACCAGCAGCACCGAGAGGCTCATGAACACCAGTAGCTCCATCTGCAGCCGGTCCACAAACACCGACTGGGCCACCATCTTGCCGGCCAGGTGGTACTCGTTTTCGGGGATGCCCTGGCGGGCCAGCTCCGTACGCACGGCCGCCAGTAGCGAGTCGCCGGGCGGTTTGCTGAGGTTGGGCGAGGTCTGGAACAGGATGGTCACGGCCCGGGCATCCCGCGAAATCAGGTTGCCCACCAGCCCCGGCGTGCGGTACACCAGCGCCGAGTCCTGGGCGCGCCGTTCGGGCTCCCGGGGGTGCAGGTAGGGCACGTTGAACACGCCCAGCCCTTCCACCACCGGGTTGCTGGCCGTGGTCGGCGACGAGACCTGCGTGACGTGCCGCCGCGCCCGGATAAAGCGCGTGAGCGAATCAACCTTGGTCAGGAACCGGGGCTCGAACACCGTCTGGCCGGCCGGGGCTTCCAGGCCCAGCAGCACGTAGTCGTTGTCGTTGCCGAAGCGGCTGGCGTACTGCTCGTAGTAGTCCAGGTCCGGGTCGCCGGCGGGGTAGAAGTCGTTGAAATTGTAGTTGAAGCGCAGCTGGGCCACGAAGAATACGGCCAGGGCCGTGAGGAGTCCGAGGGCCAGCAGCGTGAGGTGCGCAAGTTTGCGAAGGGGCATAGAAACCAGTACCGCGCCGCCGGGGCCGCGCGCATCGTTGAACGGAAAAAGGCCGCGGGGCAGCCCGCGCAAAGGTAGAGCCGCCCCGGCGCGGGTTTCTGCCGAATCCGCGCTACTTTAGGGCAACCAGAAGCCAACCCCGGCTTTCGGGCTTTTGTTTCCTCGTTTTCCAAGTCTTCGCCCATGAAAAACGCCCTGCTCGCCCTCTGCCTGTTCGCCTTCGCCGGCACCGCCACCGCCCACGAAGGCGACAAAGCCGCCGCCAAAGGCAAGAAGAAAGAAGCCTGCTCCACCGAAATGGCCGCCAAGTGCGCCAAAACCGGTGCCACCGCCGGCACGCCCTCGTGCTGCATGAAAAAAGGCGCCAAAACTGCCGCCGTAACGCCGGCTGCCCCTGCTGCGGCTGTGAAGTCGCTGTAAGCGCTAAAGGTGATACTTAACAAAAAGCCGCTCAATTCGAGCGGCTTTTTGCGTTTGTGGCTGGAGTAACTACATTTAGAAATTGTGTAACAATCCTAATAGTCTGTATGGAGCTTATCGACCAATTGACCAATCTCGCGTCCAGAGCGCAAAAGCAAATCACCCACATTCAAACCGAGGAAGCAACGAAGAACGCGCTGGTAATGCCGTTTATCAACGCGCTGGGCTACAATGTGTTTGACCCGACAGAAGTAGTGCCGGAGTTTATCTGTGACATCGGCACGAAAAAGGGCGAGAAGATTGATTATGCCATCATGCGCGACGGCAAGCCTATCATCCTGATAGAGTGTAAGCATGTGGGTGGCGACCTGACGATTAACAATGCCAGTCAACTTTTTCGCTATTTCCACGTCACCGAGGCTCGGATTGCGGTGCTCACCAACGGCGTGCACTACCGGCTATTCACGGACCTGGAACAGCCGAACAAGATGGATGAGCGGCCCTTCATGGAATTCGACTTGTTCAATTTCCAGGAAACCGATGTGGCCGAAATCAAGAAGCTGAGCAAGGCGGCGTTCAACATCGAAGACCTGCTGTTTGCTGCCTACAACCTGAAGTACATGCGGGCCTTCAAGAAGTACTTTGATGAGCAGTTCACCCAGCCCTCACCCGATTTCATCAACTTCGTTTCCAAGCAGATCTACGACGGTGTGCTGACGCCCAAGCTCAAAGAGCAATTCAGCGTGTTGGTACATCGCTCGTTTCATCAGTTTCTGAACGACAAAATCACTATGCGGCTGCGGTCGGCCATGTTGGATACCAGCAACGGCCTGTTAGCTACCGAAGTGCCGGCATTGCCCACGTTGGAATCTGCCGCTACGTCGGCGGCTGAGCCAGTGGAGAAGGAAATCGAAACTACTGTGGAGGAAACGGAAGGCTTCATGATTGTGCGGGCCATCCTGCGCAAGATGGTGGCCGTGAACCGGGTGGTCATGCGAGACGTGCAATCGTACTGTGGCATTTTGCTGGACGATAACAACCGCAAGCCCATCTGCCGTCTGCACTTCAATGGCAGTAAGAAATACGTAACTGTATTCGATCAGGAAGGCGGGGAGCGGGTTGATATTACGTCGCTGGATGATTTGTATGGCCTAGCGTCCCGCATCCGAGCTGCCGTTCAGCGTCACGAGAAGAAGCCAGCCGAAGCGGGCGTATAAACCCGATCATCTGTAAAAACACCAACGCCGCTTCCACAAGAGCGGCGTTGGCGCTGTTAAGGCCTCCCGAAACATCCCCCGAAGCCCAACGGTTGCAGAAGCGCCGGCCGCCCCACGCCGGCCCTTATCCGCTGCCGTATGCCCGAAAACGCCCCTCTATCTCCCGCCGACATTGACCGCATCATCGAAATGGGGTGGGAGGACCGCACGCCGTTCGAGGCCATTGAAACCCAGTTTGGC
Proteins encoded in this region:
- a CDS encoding efflux RND transporter permease subunit; the encoded protein is MPLRKLAHLTLLALGLLTALAVFFVAQLRFNYNFNDFYPAGDPDLDYYEQYASRFGNDNDYVLLGLEAPAGQTVFEPRFLTKVDSLTRFIRARRHVTQVSSPTTASNPVVEGLGVFNVPYLHPREPERRAQDSALVYRTPGLVGNLISRDARAVTILFQTSPNLSKPPGDSLLAAVRTELARQGIPENEYHLAGKMVAQSVFVDRLQMELLVFMSLSVLLVTGLLWLTFRTWWGVVLPLVVVLGAILWGLGVMSAFGVSIDLMTALLPVMLFVVGMSDTIHIITRYVTELGYGASKRDSLLIALKESGFGSGLSALTTSIGFFTLMTSTIRPIYNFGLFTGIAVLLTFALSFTLLPAMLVLLRKPQLRIPRETGHSWDGVLGRMFRTVLARRHWVVAISAVVLGLSVASASRIRINSALLDDLSKNDPVKLDFLFFERQFAGVRPFELDLKPGPGRTIYDLQVLRQTEQIENYLQRDYGLNFVASPVTLIKSVRKALNGGLLTEYRLPDSEAELRRLLRKVKLFRKKPEFRALALPDGSEGRLTGRMPDVGSIRADQLNAGLRRFLRTSVDSTVLQTRLTGSANLIDKNNENLTLNMITGMSIDIVMVTLIVLLLFRSVRMTLVVLIPNLVPILIVAGVMGAAGVSMKVSTSIIFTIAFGIAVDDTIHFISKLKLVLLQEPSLFKAVRKTYLMAGKAVIVTSLILVGGFSTLIFSSFDGTFYVGLLIGLTLLFGVVAELTLLPILILWFYRHKPKEIRQPVPLLEA
- a CDS encoding type I restriction endonuclease; the encoded protein is MELIDQLTNLASRAQKQITHIQTEEATKNALVMPFINALGYNVFDPTEVVPEFICDIGTKKGEKIDYAIMRDGKPIILIECKHVGGDLTINNASQLFRYFHVTEARIAVLTNGVHYRLFTDLEQPNKMDERPFMEFDLFNFQETDVAEIKKLSKAAFNIEDLLFAAYNLKYMRAFKKYFDEQFTQPSPDFINFVSKQIYDGVLTPKLKEQFSVLVHRSFHQFLNDKITMRLRSAMLDTSNGLLATEVPALPTLESAATSAAEPVEKEIETTVEETEGFMIVRAILRKMVAVNRVVMRDVQSYCGILLDDNNRKPICRLHFNGSKKYVTVFDQEGGERVDITSLDDLYGLASRIRAAVQRHEKKPAEAGV